In one window of Macrotis lagotis isolate mMagLag1 chromosome 5, bilby.v1.9.chrom.fasta, whole genome shotgun sequence DNA:
- the GBX2 gene encoding homeobox protein GBX-2: protein MMMQRPLGSSSAFSIDSLIGSPPQPSPGHFVYAGYPMFMPYRPVVLPPPPPPPPALPQAPLQPALPPAPPHPLPSLPAGFCSSLAQGMALTSTLMATLPGGFSAAPQPPEAARKFAPQALPGAFDKADGLPADPDEAKAFLAKETSLLAFSASEAVQASLVGAIRGPGKDEAKGEDDSKGKEESFSMDSDLDYSSDDNLPSQAAHKEEDLATALEENPQSSGSSSSSSSSSSSSSSSSSSSGSTTSTGKNRRRRTAFTSEQLLELEKEFHCKKYLSLTERSQIAHALKLSEVQVKIWFQNRRAKWKRVKAGNANSKTGEPSRNPKIVVPIPVHVSRFAIRSQHQQLEQARP from the exons ATGATGATGCAGCGGCCGCTGGGCAGCAGCTCGGCCTTCAGCATCGACTCGCTGATCGGCAGCCCCCCCCAGCCCAGCCCGGGCCACTTCGTCTACGCCGGCTACCCCATGTTCATGCCCTACCGGCCCGTggtgctgccgccgccgccgccgccgccgccggcgcTCCCGCAGGCCCCGCTGCAGCCCGCGctgccccccgcgcccccccaCCCGCTGCCCAGCCTGCCCGCGGGCTTCTGCTCCAGCCTGGCGCAGGGCATGGCGCTCACCTCCACGCTCATGGCCACGCTGCCCGGCGGCTTCTCGGCCGCCCCGCAGCCCCCCGAGGCCGCCCGCAAGTTCGCGCCGCAGGCCCTGCCGGGCGCCTTCGACAAGGCGGACGGGCTGCCCGCCGACCCCGACGAGGCCAAGGCTTTCCTGGCCAAGGAGACCTCGCTGCTGGCCTTCTCCGCCTCCGAGGCGGTGCAGGCTTCCCTCG TGGGGGCCATCAGAGGCCCGGGCAAAGACGAGGCCAAAGGGGAGGACGACTCCAAGGGCAAAGAGGAGAGCTTTTCCATGGACAGCGACCTGGACTACAGCTCCGACGACAACCTCCCCAGCCAGGCGGCCCACAAGGAAGAAGACCTGGCCACGGCCCTGGAGGAGAACCCCCAgagcagcggcagcagcagcagcagcagcagcagcagcagcagcagcagcagtagcagcagcagctcGGGCAGCACCACGTCCACCGGCAAGAACCGGCGGAGGCGGACGGCCTTCACCAGCGAGCAGCTcctggagctggagaaggaattccACTGTAAGAAGTATCTGTCCCTCACCGAGAGGTCGCAGATCGCCCACGCGCTCAAACTCAGCGAGGTGCAGGTGAAAATCTGGTTCCAAAACCGCAGGGCCAAATGGAAACGGGTCAAGGCCGGCAACGCCAACTCCAAGACCGGGGAGCCCTCTCGGAACCCCAAGATCGTCGTCCCCATTCCGGTGCACGTCAGTCGGTTTGCCATCCGGAGTCAGCATCAACAGCTGGAACAGGCCAGGCCCTGA